The following are encoded in a window of Amycolatopsis lexingtonensis genomic DNA:
- a CDS encoding protease inhibitor I42 family protein has product MRVITLEADGAAADVAPGERLELRLPENAGTGYQWVLDGPEPPLRVVEETLHPVADRASGTGEHRFVLHADGPGETTLVARHARPWAPDSELRRFRLTVRVR; this is encoded by the coding sequence GTGCGGGTGATCACGCTCGAAGCCGACGGCGCGGCGGCGGACGTCGCGCCCGGCGAGCGGCTGGAGCTGCGCCTGCCCGAGAACGCGGGCACCGGCTACCAGTGGGTGCTCGACGGCCCGGAACCGCCGCTGCGAGTGGTCGAAGAGACCCTCCACCCGGTGGCGGACCGGGCCAGCGGCACCGGCGAACACCGGTTCGTCCTGCACGCGGACGGGCCGGGTGAGACGACGCTGGTGGCCCGGCACGCGCGGCCGTGGGCGCCGGACAGCGAACTGCGCCGCTTCCGGCTCACCGTCCGGGTCCGCTAA
- a CDS encoding glycosyltransferase: MRVLLSTIGSRGEVQPVVALASELRALGQDVRLCVPPDFRDWLDELGFDVVPIGPHLRGTASAHRVPPTPDQIRKAAEDTVTTQFETIAVAAEGCDVLVAAGALQFATRSIAERRGAAYVYASFCPITLPSDLHAPPPMPWRSPGKAENRARWAEDADRWNTFFGVRVNEHRAAAGQPPVTDLPEHVFSGRPWLAADAALAPWPEPGDAHVVQTGAWLWPDERPLPPGLAEFLDAGEPPVYFGFGSMRAPGELAEAMLASARAHGRRAVIARGWADLATAATHPDCFSVGEVNQQALFRRVAAVVHHGGAGTTTTAARAGAPQVVVPQMYDQHYFAGRVRSLGIGAATEPGVPTAAALTSALEVALRPSVATRARVFAGEVRADGASVAAGHLLTTAPLTSA; this comes from the coding sequence ATGCGCGTGCTGCTGTCCACGATCGGCTCGCGGGGCGAAGTTCAGCCGGTGGTGGCGCTGGCCTCGGAACTGAGAGCGCTCGGGCAGGACGTCCGGCTGTGCGTGCCGCCGGACTTCCGGGACTGGCTCGACGAGCTCGGGTTCGACGTCGTGCCGATCGGCCCGCACCTGCGCGGAACCGCGTCGGCGCACCGGGTTCCGCCTACGCCGGACCAGATCCGCAAGGCGGCCGAGGACACCGTGACGACCCAGTTCGAGACGATCGCAGTGGCGGCCGAGGGCTGCGACGTCCTCGTCGCCGCCGGTGCCCTGCAGTTCGCCACCCGCTCGATCGCCGAGCGGCGCGGCGCCGCCTACGTGTACGCGAGTTTCTGCCCGATCACCCTGCCATCGGATTTGCACGCGCCGCCCCCGATGCCGTGGCGGTCGCCCGGAAAAGCGGAAAACCGCGCCCGTTGGGCCGAAGACGCGGACCGCTGGAACACATTCTTCGGCGTGCGGGTCAACGAACACCGCGCGGCGGCCGGCCAGCCACCCGTCACGGACCTGCCGGAGCACGTGTTCTCCGGCCGCCCCTGGCTGGCGGCCGACGCGGCGCTGGCCCCGTGGCCCGAACCGGGCGACGCCCACGTCGTCCAGACGGGTGCGTGGCTGTGGCCGGACGAGCGGCCGCTGCCGCCCGGGCTGGCGGAGTTCCTCGACGCGGGCGAGCCGCCGGTGTACTTCGGCTTCGGCAGCATGCGCGCCCCGGGCGAGCTCGCCGAGGCGATGCTGGCCTCGGCCCGCGCGCACGGCCGCCGCGCGGTCATCGCCCGCGGCTGGGCGGACCTCGCCACGGCCGCCACGCACCCGGACTGCTTCAGTGTCGGCGAGGTCAACCAGCAGGCCCTCTTCCGCCGCGTGGCGGCGGTCGTCCACCACGGCGGCGCGGGCACGACGACGACGGCGGCCCGCGCGGGCGCGCCCCAGGTGGTGGTGCCGCAGATGTACGACCAGCACTACTTCGCCGGCCGCGTCCGATCCCTGGGCATCGGCGCCGCGACGGAGCCGGGCGTGCCGACCGCCGCGGCGCTGACTTCGGCGCTGGAGGTCGCGTTGCGTCCTTCGGTGGCCACGCGCGCGCGGGTGTTCGCGGGCGAGGTCCGCGCGGACGGGGCGAGCGTGGCGGCGGGTCACCTGCTGACGACGGCGCCGCTCACGTCCGCCTGA
- a CDS encoding ferredoxin: MNLSVDPIGCRGHGLCADLLPELVRLDEWGYPVLKPGPVPPELTADARRAANACPALALRLRKA, encoded by the coding sequence GTGAACCTCTCGGTGGACCCGATCGGCTGCCGCGGGCACGGCTTGTGCGCGGACCTGCTGCCGGAGCTCGTCCGGCTCGACGAATGGGGTTACCCGGTGCTGAAGCCGGGACCGGTGCCCCCGGAACTGACGGCGGACGCCCGCCGCGCGGCGAACGCCTGCCCCGCATTGGCTTTGCGGCTGAGGAAGGCGTAA
- a CDS encoding FAD:protein FMN transferase, whose product MTTAATAFRALGTTAEVVVTDPARLSVAAELLHEELAAIDRACSRFRADSEISRLHEQAGKQVRVGPLLAEALRVALRAARVSEGLVDPTVGSAVRELGYDRDFAEVAARESRSAPGRDDFAAPTPAPGWHRVLFDPGQRFVVLPRGIRLDLGATAKALAADRAARRIHSVVGCGTLVNLGGDLRAAGRGPVGGWQVALADDHAGAVASPDATVALHRDFALATSGITRRRWRHGGRTVHHIVDPRTGDVPESRWRTVSVAAKSTVDANTAATAAIVLGTTAPDWLARRRLPARLVGVGGDVVTTAGWPS is encoded by the coding sequence GTGACGACCGCGGCGACGGCGTTCCGCGCCCTGGGCACGACGGCGGAGGTGGTGGTCACGGACCCGGCCCGGCTGAGCGTCGCGGCCGAGCTGCTGCACGAGGAGCTGGCCGCGATCGATCGGGCGTGCAGCCGGTTCCGGGCGGATTCGGAGATCTCGCGGCTGCACGAGCAGGCGGGGAAGCAGGTCCGGGTGGGGCCGTTGCTGGCGGAGGCACTGAGAGTCGCGCTGCGGGCGGCTCGGGTGAGTGAGGGGCTGGTCGACCCCACGGTCGGGTCGGCCGTGCGGGAGTTGGGGTACGACCGCGACTTCGCCGAGGTGGCGGCTCGTGAGTCCCGCTCGGCGCCGGGTCGGGACGATTTCGCCGCGCCGACACCCGCGCCCGGCTGGCACCGTGTCCTCTTCGATCCCGGGCAGCGCTTCGTCGTCCTGCCCCGTGGCATCCGCCTGGACCTCGGCGCCACCGCGAAAGCCCTCGCCGCCGACCGGGCCGCGCGGCGGATCCACTCCGTCGTCGGGTGCGGCACCCTCGTCAACCTCGGCGGGGACCTGCGGGCCGCCGGGCGCGGGCCGGTCGGCGGTTGGCAAGTCGCGCTGGCCGACGACCACGCCGGTGCCGTCGCCTCACCCGATGCCACCGTCGCGCTCCACCGAGACTTCGCCTTGGCCACCTCCGGGATCACCCGGCGGCGCTGGCGCCACGGCGGCCGGACGGTGCACCACATCGTCGACCCGCGGACCGGCGACGTGCCGGAATCCCGCTGGCGCACCGTGTCCGTCGCGGCAAAGTCCACTGTGGACGCCAACACCGCGGCGACCGCGGCGATCGTGCTCGGGACCACCGCACCGGACTGGCTGGCGCGGCGACGGCTCCCCGCGCGGCTCGTCGGGGTCGGCGGCGACGTCGTCACCACCGCGGGGTGGCCGTCGTGA
- a CDS encoding putative quinol monooxygenase, producing MTVIIAGPVHVAPADRDRFVRGHQRIVEEARRHPGCLDVSISPDPVEPGRVNIFEYWESEEVLAEWRASAPPPSVRLPFEGGGVRKHVIARTGGPFD from the coding sequence ATGACCGTGATCATCGCCGGACCGGTGCACGTCGCCCCGGCCGACCGCGACCGCTTCGTCCGCGGCCACCAGCGCATCGTCGAGGAGGCGCGCCGGCACCCCGGCTGCCTCGACGTCTCGATCTCACCGGACCCGGTCGAGCCGGGGCGGGTGAACATCTTCGAGTACTGGGAGTCGGAGGAGGTCCTCGCCGAGTGGCGGGCGTCGGCCCCGCCACCCTCGGTACGGCTGCCGTTCGAGGGCGGCGGGGTCCGCAAGCACGTCATCGCCCGGACCGGTGGCCCGTTCGACTGA
- a CDS encoding MFS transporter — protein sequence MYLSTIGRREHAAKGKLSAVGANVFALGAVSLVTDVSSEMVTAILPVYLVLGLHLSPAAYGLVDGLYTGATALLRIVGGYVADRVRRRKVVAGAGYALSAVAKLGLLAAGASAAAIGAVITLDRTGKGLRTAPRDALITLSAPEPLLGRAFGVHRAMDSVGAFAGPLVALAVLAAVGAAEPDAFDAVFVVSFCVAAIGVLLLVLFVRDHRTPRSDPKTVSPRAAAALLRGSGVRRLLVAACVLGLATVGDGFVYLLLQHKEDIATGWFPLLAVGTNLSYLLLAAPLGALADRIGRLPVVLGGYGALAVVYLLLAGPVSGWPLFALALALYGTFYAATDGVLMALAGPLLPESLRTTGISLVQTVQALAYFTSSVLFGLAWQFWGAELAIGVAAGAAVVAIGVTFAVLSPRKAAA from the coding sequence GTGTACCTCTCCACCATCGGCCGCCGAGAGCACGCCGCGAAGGGCAAGCTCTCGGCGGTCGGCGCGAACGTCTTCGCGCTCGGCGCGGTCAGCCTGGTCACCGACGTCTCCTCGGAGATGGTCACCGCGATCCTGCCGGTCTACCTGGTGCTCGGCCTGCACCTCAGCCCCGCCGCGTACGGGCTGGTCGACGGCCTCTACACCGGCGCGACGGCGTTGCTGCGGATCGTCGGCGGGTACGTCGCCGACCGGGTCCGGCGGCGCAAGGTCGTGGCCGGCGCGGGGTACGCGCTGTCCGCGGTCGCGAAGCTCGGCCTGCTCGCCGCCGGGGCGTCGGCCGCCGCGATCGGCGCGGTCATCACGCTCGACCGCACCGGCAAAGGCCTGCGGACGGCGCCGCGCGACGCGCTGATCACGTTGTCCGCGCCCGAACCGCTGCTCGGCCGGGCGTTCGGCGTGCACCGCGCGATGGACAGCGTCGGCGCGTTCGCCGGCCCGCTGGTCGCGCTCGCCGTGCTCGCCGCGGTCGGCGCCGCCGAGCCCGACGCCTTCGACGCCGTGTTCGTCGTCAGCTTCTGCGTCGCCGCGATCGGCGTGCTGCTGCTGGTGCTGTTCGTCCGCGACCACCGGACCCCGCGCAGTGATCCGAAGACGGTCTCCCCGCGCGCGGCGGCGGCCCTGTTGCGCGGCAGCGGCGTGCGACGGCTGCTGGTGGCGGCGTGCGTGCTCGGGCTGGCCACGGTCGGCGACGGGTTCGTCTACCTGCTGCTGCAGCACAAGGAAGACATCGCCACCGGCTGGTTCCCGCTGCTGGCGGTGGGCACCAACCTCAGCTACCTCCTGCTCGCCGCGCCGCTGGGCGCGCTGGCCGACCGGATCGGGCGGCTGCCCGTGGTGCTCGGCGGGTACGGCGCGCTGGCCGTCGTCTACCTGCTGCTGGCCGGGCCGGTGTCAGGGTGGCCGTTGTTCGCGCTGGCGCTGGCGTTGTACGGCACCTTCTACGCGGCGACGGACGGCGTGCTGATGGCACTGGCCGGTCCGCTGCTGCCGGAGTCGTTGCGCACCACGGGGATTTCGCTCGTGCAGACCGTCCAGGCGCTCGCGTACTTCACCTCGTCCGTCCTCTTCGGACTGGCCTGGCAGTTCTGGGGCGCCGAGCTCGCGATCGGCGTCGCCGCGGGCGCGGCGGTCGTCGCGATCGGCGTGACGTTCGCCGTCCTCTCCCCTCGGAAGGCTGCCGCATGA
- a CDS encoding glycoside hydrolase family 6 protein: MRISTWLVAATLALTGLAPASPALAADGNPLEKTNGFYVDPDSNPAVWVRDHPADSLAGPIKTSIATKPGARWFGNWSGDIRTAVDKYTYAADVADKLPVLVAYNIPGRDCGGESTGGAGSPQAYRDWISAFADGIGGKPAIVVLEPDALAQLDCLTGTARTDRVDLLKFAATQFAQKAPNTWAYMDGGNATWIPAATMASRLKEVGVQSIHGFVLNVSNFYTTAESTTYGKAVGSALGYAAPFVVDSSRNGNGHGTDSEWCNPPKRKLGATSQLGGGPEMQLWIKVPGDSDGSCGYGTGIPAGTFSPVLADHLIKGD; encoded by the coding sequence ATGCGCATTTCGACCTGGCTCGTGGCCGCCACGCTCGCGCTCACCGGCCTCGCACCCGCGTCCCCGGCCCTCGCCGCGGACGGCAACCCCCTCGAGAAGACCAACGGCTTCTACGTCGACCCGGACTCCAACCCGGCGGTGTGGGTCCGCGACCACCCGGCCGACAGCCTCGCGGGCCCGATCAAGACGTCGATCGCGACCAAGCCCGGCGCCCGCTGGTTCGGCAACTGGAGCGGCGACATCCGCACCGCGGTCGACAAGTACACCTACGCCGCCGACGTCGCCGACAAGCTGCCGGTCCTGGTCGCCTACAACATCCCCGGCCGCGACTGCGGCGGCGAGTCGACCGGCGGCGCGGGCAGCCCGCAGGCCTACCGCGACTGGATCTCGGCGTTCGCCGACGGCATCGGCGGCAAGCCGGCGATCGTCGTCCTCGAGCCGGACGCGCTCGCCCAGCTCGACTGCCTGACCGGCACCGCCCGCACGGACCGCGTCGACCTGCTGAAGTTCGCCGCGACGCAGTTCGCCCAGAAGGCGCCCAACACCTGGGCCTATATGGACGGCGGCAACGCCACCTGGATCCCGGCGGCGACGATGGCCTCGCGGCTGAAGGAGGTGGGCGTCCAGTCCATCCACGGCTTCGTGCTCAACGTGTCCAACTTCTACACCACGGCCGAGTCGACCACCTACGGCAAGGCGGTCGGCTCGGCCCTCGGCTACGCGGCGCCGTTCGTGGTCGACTCCAGCCGCAACGGCAACGGCCACGGCACGGACTCCGAGTGGTGCAACCCGCCGAAGCGCAAGCTGGGCGCGACGTCCCAGCTCGGCGGCGGCCCGGAGATGCAGCTGTGGATCAAGGTCCCGGGCGACTCCGACGGCAGCTGCGGGTACGGCACGGGCATCCCGGCGGGAACGTTCAGCCCGGTGCTGGCCGACCACCTGATCAAGGGCGATTGA
- a CDS encoding alkaline phosphatase family protein yields the protein MIRKRIAAVFTAAALVTAGAVTAAVVTREGEPAVQPAAAAVPAFDHIVLVMFENKKYSSINGSSSAPYFNTLASQSAKFTNSFAITHPSQPNYVALFSGATQGVTDDSCPANLGAKANLGQQLIGAGKTFTGYSEAMPSDGYTGCSSGTYRRKHNSWVDFSNVPAASNVRFSSFPSDFTQLPTVSFVTPDMCNDMHDCSISTGDTWLKNHLDAYAQWAKTHNSLLITTFDEDSGTSVNQIFTTFTGANVKVGSYSESINHYTVLRTIEASYGLPGIGGAASKSPILDVWQ from the coding sequence ATGATCCGCAAGCGGATCGCCGCCGTGTTCACCGCCGCCGCGCTCGTCACGGCGGGCGCGGTCACGGCCGCGGTCGTCACCCGGGAGGGGGAGCCCGCCGTGCAGCCGGCCGCGGCGGCCGTCCCGGCGTTCGACCACATCGTCCTGGTGATGTTCGAGAACAAGAAGTACTCCTCGATCAACGGCAGTTCCAGCGCGCCCTACTTCAACACCCTCGCCTCGCAGAGCGCGAAGTTCACGAACTCCTTCGCGATCACCCACCCGAGCCAGCCCAACTACGTCGCCCTCTTTTCGGGCGCGACGCAGGGCGTCACCGACGACAGCTGCCCCGCGAACCTCGGCGCGAAGGCCAACCTCGGCCAGCAGCTGATCGGCGCGGGCAAGACGTTCACCGGCTACTCCGAAGCCATGCCGTCCGACGGCTACACCGGCTGCTCCAGCGGCACCTACCGCCGGAAGCACAACAGCTGGGTCGACTTCTCGAACGTCCCGGCCGCCAGCAATGTCCGGTTCTCGAGCTTCCCGTCGGACTTCACCCAGCTCCCGACCGTTTCGTTCGTCACGCCCGATATGTGCAACGACATGCACGACTGCAGCATCAGCACCGGCGACACCTGGCTGAAGAACCACCTCGACGCCTACGCGCAGTGGGCCAAGACCCACAACAGCCTGCTGATCACCACCTTCGACGAGGACAGCGGCACGTCGGTGAACCAGATCTTCACCACGTTCACCGGTGCGAACGTCAAGGTCGGCAGCTACAGCGAATCGATCAACCACTACACCGTGCTGCGCACGATCGAGGCGTCCTACGGCCTGCCGGGCATCGGCGGCGCCGCGAGCAAGTCGCCGATCCTCGACGTCTGGCAGTAA
- a CDS encoding STAS domain-containing protein: MTLRSVLLGDEVILSVDGVFDGGLAPTYHQAIEDAFAADVRRVVVDLVQATAVDGGGIAVLAATAAGCAARETQLIIAMPQGVEAVITDPAQVRLLLRSFEPWQDAG; this comes from the coding sequence ATGACACTTCGCAGCGTGCTCCTCGGAGACGAGGTCATCTTGTCCGTCGACGGGGTCTTCGACGGCGGGTTGGCCCCCACCTACCACCAGGCGATCGAAGACGCCTTCGCCGCGGACGTCCGCCGGGTGGTGGTGGACCTCGTGCAGGCGACGGCGGTCGACGGCGGCGGCATCGCGGTCCTGGCCGCGACGGCGGCGGGCTGCGCCGCCCGCGAGACCCAGCTGATCATCGCGATGCCGCAGGGCGTCGAAGCCGTCATCACCGATCCGGCGCAGGTCAGGCTGCTCTTGCGCAGCTTCGAGCCCTGGCAGGACGCCGGTTAG
- a CDS encoding ferric reductase-like transmembrane domain-containing protein — protein MSAAVWYFSRATGLVSLVLFTGVVVLGALGAGRFATPGWPRFTIAAVHRNLALTSLAFLAAHIATAVLDGYVPLGWLDIVLPFGAGYRPFWVGLGAVAIDLLLAIVVTSLVRTRLPARVWRAVHWLAYLCWPVALVHGIGLAEDDAARGWIVALDVLCAVAVLGAVAYRAGVQHADTETRKLSPLGGTR, from the coding sequence GTGAGCGCCGCCGTCTGGTACTTCAGCCGCGCGACCGGGCTCGTCTCGCTCGTGCTGTTCACCGGCGTCGTCGTGCTCGGCGCGCTCGGCGCCGGCCGGTTCGCGACGCCCGGGTGGCCGCGGTTCACGATCGCCGCGGTGCACCGGAACCTCGCGCTGACCAGTCTCGCCTTCCTCGCCGCGCACATCGCGACGGCGGTGCTCGACGGCTACGTCCCGCTGGGCTGGCTCGACATCGTGCTCCCGTTCGGCGCGGGCTACCGGCCGTTCTGGGTGGGCCTCGGCGCCGTCGCGATCGACCTGCTGCTCGCGATCGTCGTGACCAGCCTGGTGCGGACCCGCTTGCCCGCGCGGGTGTGGCGCGCCGTGCACTGGCTGGCCTACCTCTGCTGGCCGGTCGCGCTGGTGCACGGCATCGGCCTGGCCGAGGACGACGCCGCGCGCGGCTGGATCGTCGCGCTCGACGTGCTGTGCGCGGTGGCCGTGCTCGGCGCCGTCGCCTACCGCGCCGGCGTGCAGCACGCCGATACCGAAACCCGCAAGCTCTCGCCGCTGGGAGGCACCCGATGA
- a CDS encoding SIR2 family NAD-dependent protein deacylase translates to MDLYDRIRGARLVGVLTGAGISTASGIPDYRGPDGVWTRSPSAVDAFTLTNFMADAAVRAEFWRTYTGHAAWRAEPNAAHRALADLDRSGTAVRVLTQNVDGLHQRAGLAARKVLELHGSMHTTRCTRCPERLPTPEVLARGEADPRCSRCGGILQPDIVLFGQMLDGDLLDRARAVAAASEVFLAVGSSLQVEPAASLCAVAEQAGATLVIVNRDPTPYDETADFVLRGDIEVVVPELCAALVP, encoded by the coding sequence ATGGACCTCTACGACCGGATCCGCGGCGCCCGGCTCGTCGGTGTGCTCACCGGCGCCGGGATCTCGACCGCGTCGGGCATCCCCGACTACCGCGGGCCCGACGGCGTCTGGACTCGCTCGCCGAGTGCCGTCGACGCCTTCACGCTGACGAACTTCATGGCCGACGCCGCGGTGCGCGCGGAATTCTGGCGCACCTACACCGGCCACGCCGCCTGGCGGGCCGAGCCGAACGCGGCGCACCGCGCGCTGGCGGACCTCGACCGCTCGGGCACCGCCGTGCGCGTGCTCACCCAGAACGTCGACGGCCTGCACCAGCGGGCCGGGCTCGCCGCGCGCAAGGTCCTCGAACTCCACGGCAGCATGCACACCACGCGCTGCACCCGCTGCCCGGAGCGGCTGCCGACCCCCGAAGTGCTGGCCCGCGGCGAGGCCGACCCGCGCTGTTCCCGCTGTGGCGGGATCCTGCAGCCGGACATAGTCCTTTTCGGACAGATGCTGGACGGCGACCTGCTCGACCGCGCACGCGCCGTCGCGGCGGCGAGCGAGGTCTTCCTGGCCGTGGGCAGCTCGCTCCAGGTGGAGCCCGCCGCGTCGCTGTGCGCGGTGGCCGAGCAAGCCGGGGCGACGCTGGTGATCGTCAACCGCGACCCGACGCCGTACGACGAGACCGCCGACTTCGTGCTGCGCGGGGACATCGAGGTCGTCGTGCCGGAGTTGTGCGCCGCCCTGGTGCCCTGA
- a CDS encoding PD40 domain-containing protein, whose protein sequence is MKVRILIAVAGVLVLAGAAVAYVGFASARGHDVTATGAISLSPGPRLLFRSTADADRGHIATVSTTDPGGPRTVSPLSCSRVYAAGGTGLCLRPDGDLTTYQLAVLDAQLTSKREIPLVGLPNRARVSADGRMLAWTVFVTGDSYNGGMFSTRAGILDTATGDLAGTLEDYAVTLDGKPYQAADLNFWGVTFTADDRHFYATMSSAGHRYLVAGDFAAHTIRTIRENVECPSLSPDGTRVAFKAAVDGDPARGWRLSVLDLAASKVTPLAETRSVDDQPAWLDDHTIGYGVARGPGHADVWSVPADGTGAPRLLIPEAESPAALGS, encoded by the coding sequence ATGAAGGTCCGGATCCTGATCGCCGTCGCCGGCGTGCTCGTGCTGGCCGGTGCGGCGGTCGCGTACGTCGGGTTCGCGAGCGCGCGCGGCCACGACGTCACCGCGACCGGCGCGATCAGCCTCTCCCCCGGCCCGCGGCTGCTGTTCCGCAGCACGGCCGACGCCGACCGCGGGCACATCGCGACGGTGTCCACCACCGATCCGGGCGGCCCACGGACGGTCTCGCCGCTGTCCTGCAGCCGGGTGTACGCCGCCGGCGGCACCGGGCTCTGCCTGCGCCCGGACGGCGACCTGACCACCTACCAGCTGGCGGTGCTGGACGCGCAACTGACGTCCAAGCGCGAGATCCCGCTCGTCGGGCTGCCAAACCGGGCGCGCGTGTCGGCGGACGGGCGGATGCTCGCGTGGACGGTGTTCGTGACCGGGGATTCCTACAACGGCGGCATGTTCTCCACCCGCGCCGGCATCCTGGACACCGCGACCGGCGACCTGGCCGGCACGCTCGAGGACTACGCGGTGACCCTCGACGGCAAGCCGTACCAGGCGGCCGACCTCAACTTCTGGGGCGTCACGTTCACCGCCGACGACCGCCACTTCTACGCGACGATGTCGTCCGCGGGTCACCGGTACCTCGTCGCGGGCGACTTCGCCGCGCACACGATCCGCACGATCCGGGAAAACGTCGAATGCCCGTCGCTGTCCCCGGACGGCACGCGGGTGGCGTTCAAGGCCGCGGTGGACGGCGACCCGGCCCGCGGCTGGCGGCTGTCGGTGCTGGACCTGGCGGCCTCGAAGGTGACGCCGCTGGCGGAGACCCGCAGCGTGGACGACCAGCCGGCCTGGCTCGACGACCACACGATCGGCTACGGCGTGGCGCGCGGGCCGGGCCACGCCGACGTCTGGTCGGTGCCGGCCGACGGCACCGGCGCGCCCCGGCTGCTGATCCCGGAGGCGGAATCGCCGGCCGCGCTCGGGTCGTAG
- a CDS encoding NADH-ubiquinone oxidoreductase-F iron-sulfur binding region domain-containing protein, with the protein MSVLPPHRLDLAGHRRRNGVVPWVAYHGDDGRDRLVEAVEAAGLRGRGGGGFPTAVKLRAARSRRSIVVANGCEGDPLSRKDAALLTLAPHLVLDGLQLAAHAIGAGETVLCVHAGSPVLPSVAAALAERDDRVPVRIAEVPRRYVASEESALVHYLTAGDARPLGKEPRPAERGVRGRPTLVDNVETLAQLASVVLLGPSHYRAARTDLVTVTGAVRNPGVFELPSGPSLTAVLAAAGGETEPVQAVLVGGYGGTWTTDLRLGLSGIPAVYALPASACGLEYTAKVLAFLAAESARQCGPCMFGLPAIAADFAELVRGGPSVPRLAHRLPLLTGRGACAHPDGAARLASSALRTFGADVATHQAGGRCRVLEGVA; encoded by the coding sequence ATGAGCGTCCTGCCCCCGCACCGGCTCGACCTGGCCGGGCACCGGCGCCGCAACGGCGTCGTGCCCTGGGTTGCCTACCACGGCGACGACGGCCGCGACCGGCTGGTGGAAGCCGTCGAGGCGGCCGGCCTGCGCGGCCGGGGCGGCGGTGGCTTCCCGACGGCGGTGAAGCTGCGCGCGGCCCGGTCGCGGCGCTCGATCGTCGTCGCGAACGGCTGCGAAGGCGACCCGCTCAGCCGGAAGGACGCGGCGCTGCTGACGCTGGCCCCGCACCTCGTGCTGGACGGCCTGCAGCTCGCCGCGCACGCCATCGGCGCCGGCGAAACCGTGCTGTGCGTGCACGCGGGGAGTCCGGTGCTGCCGAGCGTCGCCGCGGCGCTGGCCGAGCGCGACGACCGCGTGCCGGTGCGGATCGCGGAGGTCCCGCGCCGGTACGTCGCCAGCGAGGAGAGCGCGCTCGTCCACTACCTGACGGCCGGCGACGCGCGGCCGCTGGGCAAGGAGCCGCGGCCCGCCGAACGGGGGGTGCGCGGCCGTCCGACGCTGGTGGACAACGTCGAGACCCTGGCGCAGCTCGCTTCGGTGGTGCTGCTCGGCCCGAGCCACTACCGCGCTGCCCGCACGGACCTGGTCACGGTGACCGGCGCGGTCCGCAACCCGGGCGTCTTCGAGCTGCCGTCGGGGCCGTCCCTGACGGCGGTGCTGGCCGCGGCCGGCGGCGAAACCGAGCCGGTGCAGGCGGTGCTCGTCGGCGGCTACGGCGGGACCTGGACGACCGACCTGCGGCTCGGGCTGTCAGGGATCCCGGCGGTGTACGCGCTGCCCGCGAGCGCGTGCGGGCTCGAGTACACGGCGAAGGTGCTGGCGTTCCTCGCGGCCGAGTCGGCCCGGCAGTGCGGCCCGTGCATGTTCGGCCTGCCCGCGATCGCGGCGGACTTCGCGGAGCTGGTGCGGGGCGGCCCGTCGGTGCCCCGGCTGGCCCACCGCCTCCCGCTGCTCACCGGCCGCGGCGCGTGCGCCCACCCGGACGGCGCGGCCCGCCTGGCGTCGAGCGCGTTGCGCACGTTCGGCGCGGACGTGGCCACCCACCAGGCCGGCGGCCGGTGCCGGGTGCTGGAGGGAGTGGCGTGA